In the genome of Impatiens glandulifera chromosome 6, dImpGla2.1, whole genome shotgun sequence, the window aaaaaaaatagaataaaagcTTACCTTCTGGTTGtagaaaaatattctaatgaCTACAGCCCACATGTTAGATGTGAGAAGAGATAGACTATACATTGTCGATCCACCCATCTGCATCCAATTCCTTGTTtggttaaaattattattcttgcAAAATGTATCATTCTCATTCAAATATGGCTGCATCCAATTCCTTGTTtggttaaaattattattcttgcAAAATGTATCATTCTCATTCAAATATggaagaaatattattttgttttggaaagaaatataattttgttttctgaTCGATATTTATTCATCAAGGAGACGAAACTAACACGATCTACACTTACATGACCCATCATTAAATCATAGTGTAACGGAATTATGAAATTACCAATTCAATACTTATCCTATTTAGAAATTGTTATCATCacaattttattacaaaattgtTAAAGTTATAATTGAAACTGTATATTTTTTCTCCACATTTGGCATAATCTTGGGATATAATTCACTTTATAGAGTGAGTTTTAGcttaatttagaataatctttaaaaaaataaataattatccatattacatattatcattttttacaaatatagatTTGAATATCAAAACAgtttaataatagttttatattttaatataagaaaaaaaatccaaaacccCAAGGTTATATGACAATCCAATTCCATGCAGCCCAATTATAAAAAGTCCAAATTAGAATACTTTTAAGGAATTGAGgacagttattttttttattaaattttattatgtaaataataaaaataatttatatatactatgTACTATTCTaaaaaagaattgttttttattttttatttatcttttaatagtttttaacataaataatttataatttagttagttaattaatataataattaaatcttgctaagatattattttttataatatttttagtagCCCTAAGATGTAGGGTCACACTGTATATACTAAAGTCAAGAGAAGTTATCAATGTGGGACactattaaattagataaaataaaaatggtataTCTGGGGCAACACCTGTCAGAATAAACCTTTTTTgaaaatgtcaaattttcagtcttaaaatctattattatattgtaattaGATAAACCCTGCCTTAATTGTTTTCCTTCTtcattacttatatatatatatatatatttttaaagtgtaTACTAGTATTGTATAAGACACGTAGCCGGCCGGATGTTTGGGATGCcccagtaaaaaaaaaaaaaaaaaatgatttttgattactagaaaaaaatgataagaaaatAAGTTTTTGTGAAATTTGAACTAATgacaaaatgataattttatgttttctcAAACCACTAAGCTAAACCAGTTTatgtttacaaaattattaaattgtattctttaaaattttatttaatgggcTTCCGCTGTGTTTACACCCACCCGGGCAGCCCTCATCAGACATTAGATTAGATGTCTAAGATTTAATTTGAGTAGTAAGTTAATATAGTAAATTAAATACTGCCTACaaatgataaagaaaataatataaaaaattatctaacaaGTTAATGAGATGAATAATACTAACctttaaaatttaatgagaTGAATAATACTAACCTTTAAAATGTAAGGAATGAGAGAATAGAGTGTGAAACTTGAAATAGCATATCCTGCAAAACATAACACCTGAACAATATAGCTTTcagaattaatatattataaacaagattatgaaaaatcaaatatttttaattattctaaaattataagttttatctatattttttaaaacgttGAGTtctgcttttttttttatttagtgcAACTAATCCCCGCGGATTAATCATATATCCTGTAAATacataaatttcataattacCTAACATAAACTTACATTTCTTTAGACGTCCACATCATTATAGCATGAGTTTATGTTGTTTATTCAATTGCACATAAAGCATAAACATGCAAAACCTTTTTGGATCTTGGTTGAGATAATTATTTTACTAGTTAAAACttagaaaataaatcaaacttacAATTTCTGGTGACCATTGGAGGGATTCAAGACTCTTCCTCTCTAAAAAGAATCTAATAATTAGTCAAGGATGGAATGATGATGATTAGAAAGACAATTCAATTGAAGAATTAAGATTGATGATATTAAAAGGAAAGGATACATTTGAACAATGGTAACAATGAGACCATACAAACCAACCATAAATACAACTTCAACTCGGTCTCTGTTTTTCACACAAAATTCCTGCCTTATCAAAAACACcatttcaatttcaataaaaattaaagatagaGAATAGAGAATAAACACAATAACTTACCTCACCAACATTACTCATTGCAAAAAACAGAGTACCCGCAATAACCATGCCATCACCAAGAAATGACAACAAGCCACCTCctcataaaaaaaagaaagaagcaAAAGAATAATTAGATATGATTCATCTAAATTGACACCAATCATTCTAAAACAACTAATATCTCATTattagagttatttaaataacttattcgGATTGAGATTACagaaattaagttatttaataaaaaatacttaagaatgttttaatatttaatataaataaatatatattttaaaaattaaaaatattttaatatttaaatttatgagaaaatatgtgaaaatatcataaattattcaaataaatcatgtttaattttttattaatcaaatcatcacgttagaatatattattaaaaagtagaataaaatattataacttttacaatataatattaactttcatctaaataaatttgtatatcacgataataataaaaaacaaataaataacttttagaTATGCTTCtactttaacttaaaataaagttttaggTGGAATGAATCATTAACTTTTTAGTTTATTAAGAATTACTTTATTAATTGAGCTACttggattaaatatatttttttaatatatattaaaatattattttttttatgtttcatatttatatttaaattaaattagaaatctattgataaattaatttaattaagacattttatatttatttttagtatatatatattgtaattatatatttcttttgaaaattttaagaataaactttataattatattatattattaatttaaaaaataaaaattaatatgcaAAGAAAGAAAACTGGCCAAACATAGTTTGGGTCAAATAGGTTTtccaattttatatatatatatataatgaaaataataataataaaagagtaTGCAAAATATAgactataatataaatttttatataatatataaaattaataaatattcataattatatatctatttgttttcttttttaatatgttaaattgagaaatttgatgaaatgacccttaTAAAGCCTTGTTTGAGAGAATCACCAACATCCAATAAAATTTACGGAAATGATCATTTCCCCTTTGGTACGACGAAAATACTATGTCGTGTCACATGACGCGACGGAATCCTAATTCGTCGCAACGGCAGCAACGGCACACTCGACGAATTGAGTTCCGTCGCGAAAGTATTTTCGTCCGAAAACTTGGAAATGAACATTTGCGCAACTTTTATTAGTGGCGAATCATTTTGCCAATTAaagtcattttatcaaatttccctattaaATCATATCTATATAACTTTATaagaatcaaatcaaataattttaaattattttgaaaacacctatttcatcaaatcaaatcaaatcaatgaCGATGATAAAGAAATGATAAACCAACTACTTTGAAATCACCATTGACGGAGAATTCTTACCTGAATTATCGAGTAAAGCATCAGCAGCATCGGAGAAGAGAACTAAACCAAGAGCAAGAACACAAAGAACAGCTCCAAAAAGTTGCCAAAACGAATACTTAGTCCCAAGAAAAATCCATGTCAAAACAATCGCCCAAGCAATCGCACAACAGCTCAATATCGTCACACTCGTAATCGGCGAATATTCATACGCCTTATTAACTgcacaaatcaaatcaaatccaATTCCAATTTAGGTtttcaaaaagtaaaaaaaaaaaagagaaatcgaTTCAACTCACTCAAATAATTTCCTTGTACATCGATCAAACCTAACAGTAGATACCAATACCAAGACACCTAACATTATTACATTCATAAACACAATCAGGTATTATATAGTATAGATTATAGTTAGAAGACAAAGAAGAAATAGAAATGAACTCACGGTTGTAGATTGACGTCTATGGAGAAAAATGGCGCCGTAAATAACCGTCACGGTTAGGTAAGTGAAGAACGATAATGATAGAGGTAAACGAACGCCTGAGAAGAGAATTGATCAAATTGAGATGTAGATATATCATATATTGGATCGATCGACGATGAATAATTGAATATGATTGTTTGATTACCTAGATTTGCAGAGTAAGAGGCGGTGAAACTCATTAGTGCGACTGTGAAGGAGACGATCTGTCCAAGTAACAACACGAAGAGTGTTTGTAACAACATTGTTGAGGATTTTGATATGAAGAAGATTGAAATCTGATGAGATtattgatgaagaagacgaagaaCAGAGATTATCGCCATTGAAGCGATTCATATACGTCGTGATATATACATGCCAACTACCTTCTCTTCTCTTGAATGAATCTGacttttttaaccaattatttcaatcatttaaatatatagagtcaaataaatatatgtattcattatatttaatttctttcatatgtttaaaaaaaattatatttttaattaaaaatattatatacttatattattaataaggtCTATGAATCAATTAagatgatataatttattagagtgaattttatttaaaaaaagtaatgtaaaaatattcataaaggTAGTAAAATGTATgtattttaatgataataacaataaatttctaaagaacataattagatatttaatattgttaaaacTTACTAACTATactaaaaatttttttttttttaatttaatttgcaTGTTATAttgaaacatataataatacttttgtatttaaattaacaaaaataatatagtcttaattgattaaatattttaataagaatgTGGGTTCGatagtttgtttttgttttaggGGTTAGGGGAGGTGGCTGTTTAGTCTCATCTTAGTGCTAATTGTTTTGCGGAATATGACTATGATTCATTAGGGTGATGTTTGAATCCTTGGGTAGTTATTTGAATGTTTGGATTGAGATAACTTATATATTTGTGTTACCATCTCAATTTTTTCTggtaaattagaaaaattattaaacctTCAATAATAGTAGTTGTTTAATTTGTATCATTtgtaataatgttattattataacattttctGAGATTCGTTTCTCGAAAACATACGAGCTCGATAATTTTTTGGGCAGTGTGTTTATATTCGtttcaaatttaatgttttgtgattttttaatatttttattttttaatttcataatttattgttaagtttattttatcactttttaatatatatattgaccattttaaaaaatatatatattatataatatttaaattgattcaaACATTCAAACCTAATACCAATTTcatttaaccaaaaatatattattaaatatatgattttgatataaaaaactAATCAATCCATTTTtatatgtgttatttatttacatattatgctataattttatttatttaaaagtatttctatatgtgtttttttacatgattttgtttaattaattgtttaaaaaataatttaaaacatgtaagaatatttaactctattcaaaatatttcttttacattatttaatttaaaattt includes:
- the LOC124943057 gene encoding solute carrier family 35 member F2-like, with protein sequence MNRFNGDNLCSSSSSSIISSDFNLLHIKILNNVVTNTLRVVTWTDRLLHSRTNEFHRLLLCKSRCLGIEIGIGFDLICAVNKAYEYSPITSVTILSCCAIAWAIVLTWIFLGTKYSFWQLFGAVLCVLALGLVLFSDAADALLDNSGGGLLSFLGDGMVIAGTLFFAMSNVGEEFCVKNRDRVEVVFMVGLYGLIVTIVQIFFLERKSLESLQWSPEIVLCFAGYAISSFTLYSLIPYILKAVFNLLY